A DNA window from Drosophila pseudoobscura strain MV-25-SWS-2005 chromosome 2, UCI_Dpse_MV25, whole genome shotgun sequence contains the following coding sequences:
- the LOC6896996 gene encoding probable cytochrome P450 12a4, mitochondrial, whose amino-acid sequence MLKVRSGLSIIQAQKAAVSVSCPLRWQTTAAVAEPRNDAEWLQARPFDQIPSTTFLSTVRNFMPGGKYRKLDIVELFQALQDDYGDIFYLPGIMGGPSFLTTHNPKDFEVVFRNEGVWPNRPGSDTLRYHRQTHRKDFFQGVEGVIPTQGKTWSDFRSTVNPVLMQPKNVRLYYKKMSQVNQEFVQRIKTLRDVDTQEVPDDFISIINRWTLESVSVVALDKQLGLLKESGDNDLAVLLFKHLDDFFELSADLEIKPSIWRYVKTPKLMKLMKALDGVQEVTLAYVDEAIERLEKEAKEGVVRPESEQSVLQKLLKVDKKVATVMAMDMLMAGVDTTSSTFTAALLCLAKNPEKQAILREEVMKVLPEKDSEFTEASMKNVPYLRACIKESQRLYPLVIGNIRVLNRDSVLSGYQVPAGTFISMVPTSLLSSEEHFLKANEFLPERWMRSATDSTGECPANDLKLKNPFVFLPFGFGPRMCVGKRIVDMELELGIARLIRNFSIEFNHPTEKAFRSSLISLPNIPLKFKFTDLPN is encoded by the exons ATGTTGAAAGTGCGCAGCGGTCTATCTATAATTCAGGCGCAAAAAGCGGCTGTCTCTGTCAGCTGTCCGCTG CGTTGGCAGACCACAGCAGCTGTAGCAGAGCCCAGAAATGATGCAGAGTGGCTGCAAGCTCGTCCCTTTGATCAGATTCCTAGTACAACATTTCTGTCGACTGTTCGGAATTTTATGCCTGGaggaaaatatagaaaattggACATTGTGGAATTGTTCCAGGCTTTGCAAGACGACTATGGAGACATATTCTATTTACCAGGTATCATGGGAGGCCCGTCATTTCTGACGACTCACAATCCCAAGGACTTCGAGGTCGTGTTCCGGAACGAGGGCGTATGGCCCAATCGACCTGGCAGCGATACTCTTCGCTATCATCGGCAGACTCATAGGAAGGATTTCTTCCAGGGAGTCGAGGGAGTTATACCTACACAAGGAAAAACCTGGAGCGACTTTCGATCCACTGTAAATCCTGTCCTCATGCAGCCGAAGAACGTGCGGCTTTACTATAAGAAGATGTCCCAAGTGAACCAGGAGTTTGTGCAACG TATTAAAACACTCCGTGACGTCGACACCCAGGAAGTTCCTGATGATTTCATAAGCATTATAAACCGGTGGACCCTCGAATCAGTCTCTGTGGTGGCTCTGGACAAGCAGTTGGGACTGCTCAAAGAGTCGGGCGATAACGACCTGGCTGTGTTACTTTTCAAGCACCTGGACGATTTTTTCGAGCTATCAGCCGATCTAGAGATAAAGCCCTCCATCTGGCGTTACGTTAAAACACCCAAGCTAATGAAACTAATGAAAGCACTGGACGGCGTTCAAGAAGTAACCTTAGCGTATGTAGATGAAGCTATAGAGCGTCTAGAGAAGGAGGCCAAGGAAGGAGTTGTCCGTCCTGAGAGCGAGCAGAGTGTACTGCAAAAGCTACTCAAGGTCGACAAGAAGGTGGCGACGGTTATGGCCATGGACATGCTAATGGCCGGAGTGGATACC ACCTCAAGTACATTTACAGCGGCCTTGCTGTGCCTTGCCAAGAATCCGGAGAAACAGGCCATACTCCGAGAGGAGGTGATGAAGGTTCTACCCGAGAAGGACTCCGAGTTCACTGAGGCATCGATGAAGAACGTTCCCTATCTACGTGCGTGCATCAAGGAGTCACAACGGTTGTACCCACTGGTCATCGGAAATATCCGAGTTCTCAATCGGGACAGTGTTCTAAGTGGATACCAAGTGCCTGCTGGCACCTTTATCTCGATGGTTCCTACTTCTTTGCTTTCAAGCGAGGAGCACTTCCTCAAAGCTAATGAGTTCCTGCCAGAACGTTGGATGCGTAGCGCCACAGACTCCACCGGGGAATGCCCAGCGAACGACTTGAAGCTGAAGAATCCATTCGTGTTCTTGCCCTTCGGATTTGGACCCCGGATGTGCGTGGGAAAGCGCATCGTGGACATGGAGCTAGAGCTGGGCATCGCCCGACTCATTCGGAACTTCAGCATTGAGTTCAATCATCCCACGGAGAAAGCTTTCCGCTCCTCCCTGATCAGTTTGCCCAACATACCTCTTAAGTTTAAGTTCACCGACTTGCCCAATTGA